The [Bacillus] selenitireducens MLS10 genome includes a region encoding these proteins:
- a CDS encoding TIGR00282 family metallophosphoesterase: MKMLFIGDVVGSPGRSVLKEYLPKLKSKFRPDVTIVNAENAASGKGLTKKVYHELITAGADILTMGNHMWGKKEIFDFIDDVMNIARPINFPDDNPGKGIVTGKYNGKSIAVINAQGRTFMQPSDCPFEKLDGVIDDLSKDYKHIFVDFHAEATSEKLAMSWFLDGRVTAVAGTHTHVPTADERILPGGTAHITDTGMTGPYDGILGVDREAVIGRFQTGLPTRFEVTKGRTQLNGLFIESDPLTGKAQTIKRIQISEDHPFFD; encoded by the coding sequence ATGAAAATGCTGTTTATTGGTGATGTAGTTGGCTCACCAGGAAGAAGTGTACTGAAAGAGTATCTGCCCAAACTGAAAAGTAAATTCAGGCCGGATGTTACAATTGTAAATGCGGAGAATGCTGCATCCGGAAAAGGTTTGACGAAAAAAGTGTATCATGAGCTGATCACAGCAGGGGCTGATATCTTAACGATGGGTAACCATATGTGGGGCAAAAAAGAAATATTCGACTTTATTGATGACGTGATGAATATCGCCCGTCCAATCAACTTTCCTGATGATAATCCCGGTAAGGGAATTGTGACAGGAAAGTATAACGGTAAGAGCATTGCCGTTATCAATGCCCAAGGTCGGACATTTATGCAACCTTCAGACTGCCCTTTTGAAAAACTGGATGGTGTTATTGATGATCTGAGCAAGGATTACAAGCATATTTTTGTGGATTTTCATGCTGAAGCGACAAGTGAAAAACTCGCAATGAGCTGGTTTCTTGATGGCAGGGTCACTGCAGTCGCGGGTACCCATACCCATGTTCCGACTGCTGACGAACGAATTCTCCCCGGAGGAACAGCGCACATAACTGACACAGGCATGACAGGACCTTATGACGGGATTCTCGGGGTTGACCGTGAGGCTGTGATCGGACGCTTTCAGACGGGACTCCCAACAAGGTTTGAGGTGACGAAGGGTCGCACCCAGCTGAATGGGCTGTTTATCGAATCCGATCCGCTTACAGGAAAAGCACAGACGATCAAACGTATTCAGATTAGTGAAGATCATCCTTTCTTTGACTAA
- a CDS encoding 2-oxoacid:ferredoxin oxidoreductase subunit beta gives MATFKDFRNNVKPNWCPGCGDFSVQAAIQRAAANVGIVPEELAVVSGIGCSGRISGYINSYGLHGIHGRSLPIAQGVKMANRDLTVIASGGDGDGFAIGMGHTVHAIRRNIDVTYIVMDNQIYGLTKGQTSPRSAMGFKTKSTPAGSIETSLSVMELALTAGATFVAQSFSSDLKELTSLIEKGIEHKGFSLINVFSPCVTFNKINTYDWFKENLVSLGTIEDYNPNNRISAMNTLMEHNGLVTGLIYQDLEKPSYENLVHGFKEEGLSKQNIELEQDQFEDLVAEFK, from the coding sequence ATGGCAACGTTTAAAGACTTCAGAAATAATGTAAAGCCAAACTGGTGTCCAGGTTGCGGAGATTTCTCCGTCCAGGCAGCGATACAGAGAGCTGCAGCAAATGTAGGCATCGTTCCTGAGGAGCTTGCAGTTGTATCTGGTATCGGGTGTTCAGGGCGGATTTCCGGTTATATTAACTCATACGGACTCCACGGCATTCACGGCCGGTCGTTACCGATTGCACAGGGTGTGAAGATGGCAAACCGTGATTTGACGGTGATCGCTTCCGGTGGTGACGGTGATGGATTTGCAATCGGCATGGGTCATACCGTGCACGCTATTCGCAGAAATATTGATGTGACTTATATCGTGATGGATAACCAGATTTACGGTTTGACGAAAGGGCAGACTTCGCCAAGAAGTGCGATGGGATTCAAAACAAAAAGTACCCCGGCAGGGTCAATTGAAACATCACTCAGTGTCATGGAACTGGCACTGACGGCTGGTGCAACATTTGTGGCCCAAAGTTTCTCCAGTGATCTTAAAGAATTGACATCGCTCATTGAAAAAGGGATTGAACATAAAGGGTTCTCATTGATCAATGTGTTCAGCCCGTGTGTAACATTTAACAAAATCAATACCTACGATTGGTTTAAAGAAAATCTTGTTTCTCTTGGAACCATCGAAGACTATAACCCTAATAATCGTATCAGTGCCATGAATACTCTGATGGAGCATAACGGGCTTGTAACAGGATTGATCTACCAGGATCTTGAGAAGCCATCCTATGAAAATCTTGTACATGGTTTCAAAGAAGAGGGTCTTTCAAAGCAAAATATTGAACTTGAACAAGATCAGTTTGAAGATCTCGTTGCAGAATTTAAATAA
- the miaB gene encoding tRNA (N6-isopentenyl adenosine(37)-C2)-methylthiotransferase MiaB, which translates to MNEEQRKYQEITVEQTSSADKKSGQAKDYSQYFQATYQPPDLKSAKKRGKEDVFVHYDFEIPEDMANIGRGKKFLIRTYGCQMNEHDSENMAGILLEMGFESTVNQDEADVILLNTCAIRENAENKVFGEIGNLKVMKRENPGLIVGVCGCMSQEESVVNRILQKHQHVDLIFGTHNIHRLPELIKNAIFSKEMIVEVWSQEGDIIENMPRARKGQFQGWVNIMYGCDKFCTYCIVPFTRGKERSRRPEDVIEEVRHLARNGYKEITLLGQNVNAYGKDLLDSSYRLADLLDDIRDIGIPRVRFTTSHPWDFDDELIDVIAKGGNMMEHIHLPVQSGNNDVLKIMNRKYTREEYVALADKIKEKIPHATLTTDIIVGYPNETEEQFQDTLSLVKEMAFDAAYTYVYSAREGTPAAAMEDDVPKEVKKDRLQRLNEVVNRHSAMSNERMRDRTVEVLVEGESKKNPDVLMGRTRTNKLVNFKAPKSVIGELVYVKITDAKSWSLNGELVSEAEVAQL; encoded by the coding sequence ATGAATGAAGAGCAAAGGAAGTATCAGGAGATTACTGTGGAACAAACATCGTCTGCGGACAAAAAATCCGGCCAGGCGAAAGATTATTCCCAGTATTTTCAGGCGACCTATCAGCCGCCTGATTTAAAAAGTGCAAAGAAACGTGGGAAAGAAGATGTCTTTGTCCATTATGATTTTGAGATCCCTGAAGATATGGCAAACATTGGACGAGGGAAGAAATTCCTGATTCGCACATACGGCTGCCAGATGAATGAACATGATTCAGAAAACATGGCGGGCATACTTCTTGAAATGGGTTTTGAATCAACTGTCAATCAGGATGAGGCTGACGTCATTCTTTTGAATACGTGCGCAATCAGAGAGAATGCAGAAAACAAAGTGTTTGGAGAAATTGGAAACCTCAAGGTGATGAAAAGGGAAAACCCGGGATTGATTGTTGGGGTTTGCGGTTGTATGTCTCAGGAAGAAAGTGTTGTGAACCGTATTCTGCAGAAACACCAGCATGTCGACCTGATATTTGGAACCCATAATATTCACCGTTTACCTGAACTAATTAAAAACGCCATATTCAGTAAGGAAATGATCGTTGAAGTCTGGTCACAAGAAGGGGATATTATTGAGAATATGCCCCGTGCGAGAAAAGGTCAGTTCCAGGGGTGGGTCAATATCATGTACGGATGTGATAAGTTTTGCACGTACTGTATCGTTCCGTTCACCAGGGGAAAAGAACGAAGCAGACGACCTGAAGATGTGATTGAAGAGGTTCGGCATTTGGCACGTAACGGATATAAGGAAATTACGTTGCTCGGACAGAACGTGAATGCATACGGAAAAGACCTTCTTGACAGTTCCTACCGGCTTGCAGACTTGTTGGATGATATCCGGGATATCGGAATTCCGAGAGTCCGTTTTACGACAAGTCACCCTTGGGATTTTGATGACGAGCTTATCGACGTAATTGCAAAGGGCGGTAATATGATGGAGCATATTCATCTGCCTGTTCAAAGCGGAAATAATGATGTCCTCAAAATCATGAACCGTAAATACACGCGGGAAGAGTATGTGGCGCTCGCTGATAAAATCAAAGAAAAAATTCCTCACGCTACTTTAACGACAGATATCATTGTCGGATATCCGAATGAAACCGAAGAACAGTTCCAGGACACATTAAGTCTTGTTAAGGAAATGGCTTTTGATGCGGCCTACACCTATGTCTACTCTGCAAGGGAAGGCACGCCTGCAGCAGCGATGGAGGATGATGTGCCTAAAGAAGTGAAAAAAGACCGCTTGCAGAGACTCAACGAGGTGGTTAACAGGCATTCAGCCATGAGTAATGAAAGAATGAGAGACCGGACTGTTGAAGTACTTGTTGAAGGGGAAAGCAAGAAGAATCCCGATGTTCTTATGGGGCGAACACGTACAAACAAATTAGTCAATTTCAAGGCACCGAAATCGGTGATTGGGGAGTTGGTTTACGTAAAAATTACAGATGCCAAGTCTTGGTCATTAAATGGTGAACTGGTATCTGAAGCGGAGGTGGCTCAGCTGTGA
- a CDS encoding glycine C-acetyltransferase: MKGFEYLEKELDQMRQDGVFRSLVPLETDQDAVVSIDGRRVIQLSSNNYLGLTNHPRLKLAAVRAADQFGAGTGSVRTIAGTFSMHEDFEKQLAAFKHTEAALVFQSGFTANQAVLASILTKEDVVISDELNHASIIDGIRLTKAARKIYKHVDLNSLEEALQASSGYRKRLVVTDGVFSMDGNIAPLPEIVELCEKYDALIMVDDAHASGVLGENGRGTVNHFGLDGRVHIQVGTLSKAIGVLGGYVASTKAVRDYLIHKGRPFLFSTSHPPTVTAACQEAIQVLIDEPERIERLWYNTEYFKKGLQELGFDTGKSKTPITPVMVGDEKKAHQLSDKLLQYGVFAQGIAFPTVQKGQARVRTIVTSEHTVELLDEALEAFKKAGQEIGIITE, encoded by the coding sequence GTGAAGGGGTTTGAATATTTAGAGAAAGAGCTAGACCAGATGAGGCAAGACGGGGTGTTTCGTTCACTCGTGCCGCTTGAAACCGATCAGGATGCAGTGGTTTCCATTGATGGCAGGAGGGTGATACAGCTCTCTTCAAATAATTATCTAGGATTGACGAATCATCCGAGACTGAAGCTCGCAGCGGTCCGTGCAGCGGATCAGTTTGGTGCAGGAACCGGAAGTGTCAGGACGATTGCAGGGACGTTTTCAATGCATGAAGATTTCGAGAAACAGCTTGCTGCTTTTAAACACACGGAGGCAGCACTTGTCTTCCAGTCAGGGTTTACGGCAAATCAAGCTGTTTTGGCTTCAATTTTGACAAAAGAAGATGTCGTCATTTCCGATGAACTCAATCACGCATCCATTATTGATGGAATCCGATTAACAAAAGCAGCCAGAAAGATTTATAAGCATGTGGATTTGAATAGTCTTGAGGAAGCCCTTCAGGCATCTTCAGGTTATCGAAAGCGTCTCGTTGTCACTGACGGAGTGTTCAGTATGGATGGAAATATTGCACCATTGCCTGAGATTGTGGAGCTGTGCGAGAAATATGATGCACTGATCATGGTGGATGATGCGCATGCCAGCGGTGTTCTCGGCGAAAACGGACGCGGAACGGTGAATCATTTCGGGCTCGACGGCAGGGTCCACATACAGGTAGGAACATTGAGTAAAGCAATTGGTGTACTTGGCGGTTACGTTGCTTCAACGAAAGCAGTGCGTGATTACCTGATTCATAAAGGAAGACCGTTCTTATTCAGCACATCTCACCCTCCGACGGTCACTGCTGCTTGCCAGGAAGCGATTCAGGTCCTTATCGATGAGCCGGAACGAATTGAACGCCTCTGGTACAACACGGAGTATTTCAAGAAAGGTTTACAGGAGCTGGGCTTTGATACGGGGAAGAGCAAGACGCCAATCACGCCTGTCATGGTAGGTGATGAAAAGAAGGCTCATCAGCTTTCTGACAAATTACTTCAATACGGGGTATTCGCCCAAGGCATCGCGTTTCCAACTGTGCAAAAAGGTCAGGCACGTGTGCGCACAATCGTCACGTCTGAACATACGGTTGAACTCCTCGACGAGGCATTGGAGGCATTTAAAAAAGCGGGACAGGAGATTGGAATCATAACGGAATAA
- a CDS encoding stage V sporulation protein S — protein sequence MEVLKVSAKSNPNSVAGALAGVIRERGSAEIQAIGAGALNQSVKAVAIARGFVAPSGLDLVCVPAFTDIEIDGEERTAIKLIVEPR from the coding sequence ATGGAAGTATTAAAAGTTTCGGCTAAATCCAACCCCAATTCAGTAGCTGGTGCTCTTGCAGGCGTGATTCGCGAACGCGGTTCTGCAGAAATTCAGGCAATTGGAGCAGGTGCACTGAATCAGTCGGTCAAAGCTGTTGCCATTGCAAGAGGATTTGTTGCACCAAGTGGCCTTGATCTTGTTTGTGTACCGGCTTTTACTGATATTGAAATTGATGGTGAAGAACGAACTGCCATTAAGCTGATCGTAGAACCGAGATAA
- the mutS gene encoding DNA mismatch repair protein MutS — MANTPMMEQYLRIKNDYQDAFLFFRLGDFYELFFEDAKRAAKELEITLTARGKGEDKIPMCGVPHHSSKQYIRQLIEKGFKVAICEQTEDPAQAKGVVRREVVQVITPGTVMDTGAFDDKENNFLIALSESSDNRETALAALDTTTGEFRLTKLDSNDALISELAVYQCREVVIDDSIDEDALNALIEPMGMTVSKVTITPGSSPPHAVSKVEDYELLRVADVLFHYVGHTAGGALEHVQMADVYIRQAYMHMDAHSKRNLELTGTLRDRRKQGSLLGVIDETSTAMGGRLLKQWINKPLLNIDQISSRQRIVRSLMDYFFERQSLKTALQGVYDLERLSGRVAFGNVNGRDFIQLKHSLEKVPQILDLIRDIAGDDSMPLIEGAETCDELRELLEVSIQENCPVSITEGDLLKDGYDEQLDLYREAMSNGKSWIAELERQERAHTGIKSLKVGFNKVFGYYIEVTKANIAALPEGRYERKQTLSNAERYITEELKEKEQLILEAEEKSVKLEHELFLEIRDRVKAYIRPLQKLAKTISAVDVLVSFAEVSEQNGYVQPTLKANGPVKVIHGRHPVVETMIDHGDYVANDLTMDEDKDILLITGPNMAGKSTYMRQLAHLSILAQIGCFVPADEAELPVFDQIFTRIGAADDLAQGQSTFMVEMLETRQALKHATRQSLILLDEIGRGTSTYDGMSLAQAVIEYVHDTVQAKTLFSTHYHELTQLADNLERCHNVHVAAREEDGEVVFLHKVIDGPADRSYGIYVAQLAELPREVIERAKELLADFEAQAQEVSTSSAVPSARDEQIPLFDASVMESERTGKEKEVLAAIQNLNLLHLTPIQAIQILDDLKQKLT, encoded by the coding sequence ATGGCAAATACTCCGATGATGGAGCAATATTTACGAATAAAAAACGATTATCAGGATGCATTTCTGTTTTTCAGGCTCGGTGATTTCTATGAGCTCTTTTTTGAAGATGCCAAAAGGGCAGCAAAAGAACTTGAAATCACTTTGACTGCGAGGGGAAAGGGTGAAGATAAGATACCAATGTGCGGTGTCCCTCATCATTCTTCCAAACAGTATATCCGACAACTGATCGAAAAAGGATTTAAGGTGGCAATTTGTGAACAGACGGAAGATCCCGCACAGGCAAAAGGTGTGGTCAGACGCGAGGTCGTTCAAGTCATTACGCCGGGGACAGTCATGGATACCGGTGCATTTGATGACAAAGAAAATAATTTTCTTATCGCACTCTCTGAGTCATCAGACAATCGAGAGACAGCTTTGGCCGCTCTTGATACAACAACCGGTGAGTTCAGGCTTACAAAGCTTGATTCAAATGATGCTCTTATCAGCGAGCTTGCAGTCTATCAGTGCAGAGAAGTGGTGATTGATGATTCAATCGATGAGGATGCGCTGAATGCGTTGATTGAACCAATGGGCATGACCGTATCGAAAGTGACGATAACCCCTGGATCATCCCCACCACACGCAGTTTCAAAAGTGGAAGATTATGAACTGCTTCGCGTCGCAGATGTTCTTTTTCACTATGTCGGTCACACAGCAGGAGGTGCTCTTGAGCATGTGCAGATGGCTGACGTGTATATCAGACAAGCCTATATGCACATGGACGCCCATTCAAAACGAAACCTTGAACTGACAGGTACCCTGCGGGATCGGAGGAAACAGGGGTCTCTCCTAGGTGTCATTGATGAGACCAGTACCGCGATGGGAGGAAGGCTTCTTAAACAATGGATCAATAAACCGCTTCTTAACATTGATCAAATCAGTTCAAGACAGCGGATTGTTCGTTCGCTCATGGATTATTTTTTTGAAAGACAGTCATTAAAGACTGCCTTGCAGGGTGTATATGATCTCGAGAGGCTTTCCGGAAGAGTCGCTTTTGGCAATGTCAATGGCCGTGACTTTATTCAATTGAAGCATTCTTTGGAAAAAGTGCCTCAGATCCTTGATCTGATCCGTGACATTGCAGGTGATGACAGCATGCCACTGATTGAAGGAGCGGAGACCTGCGATGAGCTGAGAGAGCTTCTTGAAGTCAGTATTCAGGAAAACTGCCCGGTCAGTATTACAGAAGGTGATTTACTGAAGGATGGCTACGATGAACAACTGGATCTTTACCGTGAAGCGATGTCGAACGGGAAATCATGGATTGCGGAACTCGAAAGACAGGAACGGGCCCATACTGGAATTAAATCGCTCAAGGTCGGATTCAACAAGGTCTTTGGCTATTATATCGAAGTGACGAAAGCAAATATCGCAGCCCTTCCGGAGGGGCGGTATGAACGGAAACAGACCCTGTCGAATGCAGAGCGGTACATCACCGAGGAGCTGAAAGAAAAAGAACAGCTGATCCTTGAAGCAGAAGAAAAAAGCGTCAAACTCGAACATGAACTGTTCCTTGAAATCCGGGACCGTGTGAAAGCCTATATTCGTCCGTTGCAAAAGCTTGCAAAAACGATCAGTGCCGTTGACGTTCTCGTCAGTTTCGCAGAAGTATCCGAGCAAAACGGCTATGTTCAGCCGACGTTAAAAGCAAATGGACCTGTAAAGGTCATTCATGGCCGTCATCCGGTCGTCGAAACGATGATTGATCACGGTGATTATGTTGCGAATGATCTCACGATGGATGAAGATAAGGATATATTACTGATAACCGGTCCGAATATGGCAGGTAAAAGCACATATATGCGTCAACTCGCTCATCTGTCCATCCTCGCTCAGATTGGCTGTTTTGTTCCTGCAGATGAAGCGGAACTGCCCGTCTTTGACCAAATCTTCACCCGGATCGGTGCAGCAGATGATCTCGCCCAGGGACAGAGCACCTTTATGGTCGAAATGCTTGAGACAAGACAGGCATTGAAGCACGCAACGAGGCAAAGCCTCATTCTCTTGGATGAAATTGGACGCGGTACATCAACCTACGACGGGATGTCGCTTGCTCAGGCAGTCATCGAATATGTCCATGACACCGTACAGGCGAAAACATTGTTCTCAACCCACTACCATGAACTCACGCAGCTCGCAGATAACCTCGAACGGTGCCATAACGTTCATGTAGCGGCGAGGGAAGAGGACGGTGAGGTTGTGTTTCTTCACAAGGTCATCGATGGCCCGGCTGACAGAAGCTATGGGATCTATGTAGCTCAGCTCGCCGAGTTGCCAAGGGAAGTGATTGAACGCGCTAAAGAATTGCTTGCCGATTTTGAAGCACAGGCACAGGAGGTCTCAACATCTTCTGCTGTGCCATCTGCGCGTGATGAACAAATCCCGCTCTTCGATGCAAGTGTGATGGAAAGTGAACGGACAGGGAAAGAGAAAGAAGTGCTGGCAGCCATTCAAAACCTCAATCTTCTTCATCTGACCCCGATCCAGGCTATCCAGATCCTCGACGATTTAAAGCAAAAACTTACCTGA
- a CDS encoding RicAFT regulatory complex protein RicA family protein has translation MSEYYTKQEILNKARELAGMIAETEEVDFFKRAEGQINQHLKVQQIIGQIKKLQKEAVNLKHYGKTEALKETDAKIDALQDELDEIPLVQEFKQSQGEVNDLLQMVSHAISNTVTNKIIESTGGDLLAGTTTKSPFTMINTKDS, from the coding sequence GTGAGCGAATACTATACGAAACAGGAGATCCTGAATAAAGCCAGAGAATTGGCCGGTATGATTGCTGAGACGGAAGAAGTGGATTTCTTTAAACGTGCAGAAGGTCAGATCAATCAGCATCTGAAGGTGCAGCAAATCATCGGGCAGATCAAGAAACTGCAAAAAGAAGCTGTCAACCTGAAGCATTACGGTAAAACAGAGGCATTAAAGGAAACGGACGCCAAAATTGACGCTCTTCAGGATGAACTGGATGAAATCCCGCTTGTACAGGAGTTCAAACAGTCACAAGGAGAAGTGAATGATTTATTGCAAATGGTCAGTCATGCGATTTCGAATACGGTAACAAATAAGATCATTGAATCAACCGGCGGCGATCTCCTGGCAGGAACGACGACGAAAAGCCCGTTTACCATGATCAACACTAAGGATAGCTGA
- a CDS encoding 2-oxoacid:acceptor oxidoreductase subunit alpha, producing MINQLSWKVGGQQGEGIESTGEIFSMALNRKGYYLYGYRHFSSRIKGGHTNNKIRVSTYNINSISDDLDILVAFDQETIDVNHHELVDGGVILADSKFGPKLPEGCNGHLYPVPFTEIASELGTSLMKNMVAVGASGALLGLKSDIFYSVVEQIFAKKGSSVVEKNMEAIRAGMKYFEDSRDASLGDYTLEEADGENRLFMIGNDAIALGSLAGGARFMPAYPITPASEIMEYLIKKLPEYGGTVIQTEDEIAACTMAIGANYAGVRTLTASSGPGLSLMMEAIGLSGITEVPLVIVDTQRGGPSTGLPTKQEQSDVLAMIHGTHGEIPKVVMAPSSVEEGFYDAVEAFNIAEEYQVPVILMTDLALSLGKQTVDPLDYDRIEIRRGKLINEELPELENGQYYHRYEVTEDGVSPRPIPGMKNGLHHVTGVEHNEQGKPSESPENRQAQMDKRLRKLNTLKDTFHEPIKKYENHDEADLLVIGINSTRGTIQEMIPRLEADGIKVNQAQLRLLHPFPSEELQEMIDKVKKVVVIENNATGQIRQLVKLNTNAGEVQSILKYDGNPFLPAELHNKCKELFSYGNV from the coding sequence ATGATTAATCAACTTTCCTGGAAAGTTGGGGGTCAGCAAGGTGAAGGTATCGAAAGTACAGGTGAAATTTTTTCCATGGCATTAAATCGCAAAGGTTATTACCTTTACGGGTACCGCCATTTTTCTTCTAGAATTAAGGGGGGGCATACGAATAATAAAATTCGTGTGAGTACGTATAATATCAATTCAATTTCCGATGATCTGGATATTCTTGTTGCATTTGATCAGGAAACCATTGATGTAAACCATCATGAGCTTGTGGATGGCGGCGTTATTTTGGCGGACAGTAAATTTGGTCCGAAGCTGCCTGAAGGGTGTAATGGCCATTTATATCCGGTTCCATTTACCGAAATAGCATCTGAACTCGGCACCTCTCTTATGAAAAACATGGTTGCTGTAGGTGCATCCGGAGCGCTGCTCGGATTGAAATCAGATATTTTCTATTCAGTCGTAGAACAGATTTTTGCAAAAAAAGGGTCTTCTGTTGTTGAAAAGAACATGGAAGCGATCCGAGCCGGGATGAAGTACTTTGAAGATTCGCGTGACGCGAGTCTTGGTGATTATACACTTGAAGAAGCAGATGGTGAGAATCGCCTGTTTATGATCGGGAACGATGCCATTGCTCTCGGTTCACTTGCCGGTGGCGCTAGATTTATGCCGGCCTATCCGATCACCCCGGCTTCAGAAATCATGGAGTACTTAATCAAAAAGCTTCCTGAGTATGGCGGAACCGTCATTCAGACGGAGGATGAAATTGCTGCCTGTACCATGGCAATCGGTGCAAACTATGCGGGTGTCCGTACATTGACCGCCTCTTCGGGACCGGGTCTCTCGCTGATGATGGAGGCGATTGGACTCAGCGGGATTACAGAAGTACCGCTTGTGATTGTGGATACACAGCGCGGTGGACCTTCTACAGGCCTTCCGACAAAGCAGGAACAGTCTGATGTACTTGCGATGATCCACGGCACACACGGGGAGATTCCTAAAGTGGTCATGGCACCATCGAGTGTTGAAGAGGGTTTCTATGATGCGGTTGAGGCGTTCAATATCGCTGAAGAATATCAGGTGCCAGTTATTTTGATGACGGATCTTGCTTTGTCACTGGGTAAGCAGACCGTTGACCCGCTTGATTATGACCGTATTGAAATTCGTCGTGGTAAACTGATCAACGAGGAATTGCCTGAACTTGAAAACGGTCAGTATTATCACCGTTATGAAGTAACGGAAGACGGCGTTTCGCCACGTCCGATTCCTGGTATGAAAAATGGCTTGCATCACGTTACGGGTGTTGAACATAACGAACAAGGCAAACCTTCTGAAAGTCCTGAAAACAGACAGGCTCAAATGGACAAGCGTCTTCGTAAATTAAATACTCTGAAAGACACATTCCATGAGCCGATCAAAAAGTATGAGAATCACGATGAGGCAGATCTTCTTGTTATCGGCATTAACTCAACGAGAGGGACGATCCAGGAAATGATTCCGCGTCTTGAAGCAGACGGGATCAAAGTGAATCAGGCGCAGCTCAGACTTCTTCATCCATTCCCATCAGAAGAATTACAGGAAATGATCGATAAAGTAAAGAAAGTCGTTGTTATTGAAAATAATGCAACAGGTCAGATCCGCCAGCTTGTAAAACTGAATACAAATGCCGGCGAGGTGCAGTCAATTCTAAAATATGACGGAAATCCGTTTTTGCCTGCAGAGTTACACAATAAATGTAAGGAGCTGTTCAGCTATGGCAACGTTTAA
- the tdh gene encoding L-threonine 3-dehydrogenase, with protein MRKEMKALVKHRSGHGAEMQMVPIPEIGPKEVLIEVKAASICGTDVHIYEWDRWAESRVKPPYVFGHEFSGVVKEVGDLVTNVKQGDHVSAETHIVCGHCPQCMTGKAHICQDTKIIGVDRDGCFAEYVSLPAENLWVNDPDLPFEEASIQEPFGNAVHTVLEGEVSGKTVAVIGCGPIGLMAVGIAKASGASSVIAFDLNPYRLELAGQMGADHLIHSGEQDPLDEVDKLTSGNGVDVVCEMSGHPVAMNQGFKMATNGGRVAVLSLPSKPVEIDVTNDIVFKGLTVQGITGRKMFQTWQQTAGLLRSGRVDVTPMMTHTFPLEEFEKGFDLMIEGNCGKVVLIP; from the coding sequence ATGCGAAAAGAAATGAAAGCGCTTGTAAAACATCGGTCGGGTCACGGCGCTGAGATGCAAATGGTCCCGATACCTGAAATCGGTCCGAAAGAAGTTCTGATAGAAGTGAAAGCAGCGTCTATCTGCGGGACAGATGTTCATATCTATGAATGGGACAGGTGGGCGGAGAGCCGTGTGAAACCACCTTATGTATTTGGGCACGAATTTTCGGGGGTTGTAAAGGAAGTTGGGGATTTGGTCACGAATGTTAAACAGGGTGATCATGTATCCGCAGAGACACATATCGTTTGCGGTCACTGTCCTCAGTGTATGACAGGCAAAGCGCATATCTGTCAGGATACAAAGATCATTGGGGTTGACAGGGACGGCTGTTTTGCAGAGTATGTTTCTTTACCTGCAGAAAATCTTTGGGTTAATGATCCCGACCTGCCTTTTGAGGAAGCAAGTATTCAAGAACCGTTTGGAAATGCAGTTCATACGGTTTTAGAGGGAGAAGTATCCGGGAAAACGGTGGCTGTCATCGGTTGTGGACCGATTGGTCTTATGGCTGTCGGTATCGCAAAGGCAAGCGGTGCATCCTCAGTCATTGCCTTTGATTTGAATCCGTACAGACTGGAGTTGGCGGGTCAGATGGGGGCGGATCATTTGATCCATTCCGGTGAACAGGACCCGCTGGATGAAGTGGATAAGCTTACCTCCGGTAATGGCGTGGATGTGGTCTGTGAAATGAGCGGGCACCCCGTGGCGATGAATCAGGGATTTAAAATGGCAACCAATGGAGGGCGGGTTGCGGTATTGAGTCTGCCTTCAAAGCCCGTTGAAATCGATGTGACCAACGATATTGTCTTTAAAGGCTTGACCGTTCAGGGAATTACAGGACGAAAAATGTTTCAAACCTGGCAACAGACAGCAGGGCTCTTAAGGTCAGGAAGAGTCGACGTGACACCGATGATGACTCATACCTTCCCCCTCGAGGAGTTTGAGAAGGGGTTTGATTTAATGATCGAAGGAAACTGTGGGAAAGTTGTCCTTATTCCTTAA